From Leifsonia sp. fls2-241-R2A-40a, one genomic window encodes:
- a CDS encoding DUF3710 domain-containing protein, which produces MSDISDTPRGSEEGAELEQQDGAAVEFEKSAPEDRATEGPLDESEANPVRPYVDLGGVKILPREGLHLRLEVEEETQRVVAVGLDYAGSTLQVQPFAAPRSSGLWHEIRDQITDQVQRQGGRVTERDGAFGPELVAEIPVAAPDGGPVETRVARFVGVDGPRWFLRGVIAGDAAVQPEAAALVEDLFRSIVVVRGSVPMPPRDLIPLRMPAAPATGGENDYSSL; this is translated from the coding sequence GTGAGCGACATCAGCGACACCCCTCGCGGGTCCGAGGAGGGCGCCGAGCTCGAGCAGCAGGACGGCGCCGCCGTCGAGTTCGAGAAGTCGGCACCCGAGGACCGCGCGACGGAGGGGCCGCTCGACGAGAGCGAGGCCAACCCGGTCCGCCCGTACGTCGATCTCGGCGGCGTGAAGATCCTCCCGCGCGAAGGCCTGCACCTGCGGCTGGAGGTCGAGGAGGAGACGCAGCGCGTCGTCGCCGTCGGCCTCGACTACGCGGGCTCGACCCTTCAGGTCCAGCCGTTCGCAGCACCGCGCTCGTCCGGGCTGTGGCACGAGATCCGCGACCAGATCACCGACCAGGTGCAGCGGCAGGGCGGCCGGGTCACCGAGCGCGACGGCGCCTTCGGGCCCGAGCTCGTGGCCGAGATCCCCGTCGCCGCGCCCGACGGCGGGCCCGTGGAGACGCGTGTCGCGCGCTTCGTCGGCGTGGATGGTCCCCGCTGGTTCCTCCGCGGCGTGATCGCCGGGGATGCGGCGGTGCAGCCGGAGGCCGCAGCGCTCGTCGAGGACCTCTTCCGCAGCATCGTCGTCGTGCGCGGGTCCGTCCCGATGCCGCCGCGCGACCTCATCCCGCTGCGCATGCCCGCCGCCCCCGCCACCGGCGGCGAGAACGACTACTCCTCTCTCTAA
- a CDS encoding HAD-IC family P-type ATPase, with protein sequence MPQTGTRDGLTTAQVAERVAAGRANIQTQPSSRSVGDILRENIFTLFNGILTACFVAVVLLGDLRDGFFFGIVVVNALIGIVQEYRAKRVLDRAALLAAPHSRVRRDGEVVTVALEDVVIDDLLVLRPGDQVPADAVVLESTGLSLDESMLTGESDPTFKDADAPLLSGSHVVTGTGLAIVTAVGSDSYASKLTSEIRKHSLVRSELREATNRILVYLSWVLGPLILITLVGRVLTYGGFSEVFVDDRWRRALLDAVAAVVGMIPEGLVLLTSLAFGVAAIQLATRKVLVQELAAVEVLARVDVLCLDKTGTLTTGELALHGTEVAGDGHDLAETALAAFGSDEAGNATSGILGSHFRSDRFRVSRRIPFSSATKYSALAMVVDGEESSWVLGAPERVLERHPKALARATELAATGLRTLALARAVDPLPTDVHVPLTGTRVEPCLLVLLAETVRPEARDTLRYFREQAVRVVVMSGDSPVTVAAIARDLRLEGDTVDASTLTTDEALADALETASVLGRVSPDQKRAAVRLLQERGRTVAMTGDGVNDAMAVKDADLGIAMGTGTAATKAVSRVVLLDDRFDRLPDVLAFGRRVIANVERVSNIFLAKTTYGILLALVSAVVLWPFPFLPRQLTLVSTLAIGIPSFFLALAPNKRIYTPGVLGRVLRYSVPTGLIAGVTAIAAYAPLYASIPLHEARSVTTVALFCVSLWILCVLTRPLTGVRWLLLAAVAAAFVLVCVIPFTASFFEMHVSLDGALAWGVAVGAVGAAGVELFYRFAKRRGLVFDRL encoded by the coding sequence ATGCCGCAGACGGGGACGCGGGACGGGCTCACGACCGCCCAGGTGGCGGAGCGCGTCGCCGCGGGCCGGGCGAACATCCAGACGCAGCCGAGCTCACGGTCGGTCGGCGACATCCTGCGGGAGAACATCTTCACGCTGTTCAACGGCATCCTGACCGCGTGCTTCGTCGCCGTGGTCCTGCTCGGCGATCTGCGTGACGGGTTCTTCTTCGGGATCGTCGTCGTCAACGCCCTGATCGGGATCGTGCAGGAGTATCGCGCCAAGCGCGTGCTCGACCGGGCGGCGCTGCTGGCCGCGCCGCACAGCCGGGTGCGACGCGACGGAGAGGTCGTGACCGTCGCGCTGGAGGACGTCGTCATCGACGACCTGCTGGTGCTGCGTCCCGGCGACCAGGTGCCGGCGGATGCCGTGGTGCTGGAGAGCACCGGTCTCTCGCTCGACGAGTCGATGCTGACCGGCGAATCCGATCCCACGTTCAAGGACGCGGACGCGCCGCTGCTGTCGGGATCGCACGTGGTGACCGGCACCGGGCTCGCGATCGTGACCGCCGTCGGCTCGGACTCCTACGCGAGCAAGCTGACCAGCGAGATCCGCAAGCACTCGCTGGTGCGCTCCGAGCTGCGGGAGGCGACCAACCGCATCCTGGTCTACCTGTCCTGGGTGCTCGGCCCTCTCATCCTGATCACGCTGGTCGGGCGCGTGCTGACCTACGGCGGCTTCTCCGAGGTGTTCGTCGACGACCGCTGGCGCAGGGCGCTGCTGGATGCGGTGGCCGCCGTGGTGGGCATGATCCCCGAGGGCCTTGTGCTGCTGACGAGCCTCGCGTTCGGGGTGGCCGCCATCCAGCTCGCCACGCGTAAGGTGCTGGTGCAGGAGCTCGCGGCCGTCGAGGTGCTCGCCCGCGTCGACGTGCTGTGCCTCGACAAGACGGGGACGCTGACCACCGGCGAGCTGGCGCTGCACGGCACCGAGGTCGCCGGCGACGGGCACGACCTGGCCGAGACGGCGCTCGCCGCGTTCGGCTCCGACGAGGCGGGGAACGCGACCTCAGGCATCCTGGGGTCCCATTTCCGCAGCGACCGGTTCCGCGTGTCGCGCCGCATCCCGTTCAGCTCGGCGACGAAGTACAGCGCCCTCGCGATGGTGGTCGACGGCGAGGAGAGCTCGTGGGTGCTGGGAGCGCCGGAGCGCGTGCTGGAAAGGCATCCCAAGGCCCTCGCGCGCGCCACCGAACTCGCCGCGACGGGGTTGCGGACACTCGCACTCGCCCGCGCGGTGGACCCGCTGCCGACGGACGTCCACGTGCCCCTCACCGGGACGAGGGTGGAACCGTGCCTGCTCGTCCTCCTGGCCGAGACCGTGCGGCCGGAGGCGCGCGACACGCTCCGGTACTTCCGGGAGCAGGCCGTGCGCGTGGTCGTGATGTCCGGCGACAGCCCGGTCACCGTGGCCGCCATCGCGCGCGACCTGCGGTTGGAGGGGGACACTGTCGATGCCTCCACCCTGACCACCGACGAGGCCCTGGCGGATGCGCTGGAGACCGCGAGCGTGCTCGGCCGTGTCAGCCCCGACCAGAAGCGCGCCGCCGTGCGGCTGCTGCAGGAACGGGGACGGACGGTCGCCATGACAGGAGACGGCGTCAACGACGCGATGGCGGTCAAGGATGCGGACCTCGGCATCGCGATGGGCACGGGCACCGCCGCGACCAAGGCGGTGTCCCGCGTGGTGCTGCTCGACGACCGGTTCGACCGGCTGCCCGACGTGCTCGCCTTCGGGCGCCGCGTGATCGCCAACGTCGAGCGCGTCTCGAACATCTTCCTGGCCAAGACGACCTACGGCATCCTGCTCGCGCTGGTGAGCGCCGTGGTGCTGTGGCCGTTCCCGTTCCTCCCGCGCCAGCTGACGCTCGTGTCGACGCTCGCCATCGGCATCCCGTCGTTCTTCCTGGCGCTGGCGCCGAACAAGCGGATCTACACGCCGGGCGTGCTGGGCCGGGTGCTGCGGTATTCGGTGCCGACGGGACTCATCGCGGGCGTGACCGCGATCGCGGCGTACGCGCCGTTGTACGCGAGCATCCCGCTGCACGAAGCGCGCAGTGTCACCACGGTGGCGCTGTTCTGCGTGTCGCTCTGGATCCTCTGCGTGCTGACCCGTCCGCTCACCGGGGTGCGCTGGCTGCTGCTCGCGGCGGTCGCGGCGGCCTTTGTGCTGGTGTGCGTCATCCCGTTCACGGCGTCGTTCTTCGAGATGCACGTCAGCCTGGACGGGGCGCTGGCGTGGGGGGTCGCGGTCGGGGCGGTGGGAGCGGCGGGCGTCGAGCTCTTCTACCGCTTCGCCAAGCGGCGCGGCCTGGTGTTCGACCGCCTCTGA
- a CDS encoding DUF3159 domain-containing protein: protein MTDQDRPDPESDGAAAPGAGETGRDAPAPALGDSIAAAARRSGLGQLADTDASTGTALLGALGGVRGLLETILPGLVFLILFTFTQNVPLSIGCSVAVAVVFTVVRIVGKTPVTQALAGLIGVGISAILALITGRGEDNFLLGIWTNAAYAAGILISMLVRWPIIGLAAGYLMGDGVAWRNDKRKYRVMQALTLLWFLLFAARLVVQVPLYLAHTDAATSALALTKLLMGVPLYAPLLLVTWFVVKGQFPQKPAAGEPRASGR, encoded by the coding sequence ATGACCGACCAGGACCGTCCTGACCCCGAGTCCGACGGCGCGGCCGCGCCGGGAGCGGGCGAGACCGGGAGGGACGCTCCGGCGCCCGCCCTCGGCGACAGCATCGCGGCTGCCGCACGCCGTTCCGGGCTGGGCCAGCTCGCCGACACGGACGCATCGACGGGAACCGCGCTGCTGGGAGCCCTCGGCGGCGTGCGCGGCCTGCTGGAGACCATCCTTCCCGGCCTGGTCTTCCTCATCCTGTTCACCTTCACGCAGAACGTGCCGCTGTCGATCGGCTGCTCGGTCGCGGTCGCGGTCGTCTTCACCGTGGTGCGGATCGTCGGCAAGACGCCGGTCACCCAGGCGCTCGCCGGCCTCATTGGCGTCGGCATCTCCGCGATCCTCGCCCTCATCACCGGACGCGGCGAGGACAACTTCCTCCTCGGCATCTGGACGAACGCCGCGTATGCCGCGGGCATCCTGATCTCGATGCTGGTGCGCTGGCCGATCATCGGGCTGGCGGCCGGGTACCTCATGGGCGACGGTGTCGCCTGGCGCAACGACAAGCGCAAGTACCGCGTCATGCAGGCGCTCACGCTCCTCTGGTTCCTGCTCTTCGCGGCCCGGCTCGTGGTGCAGGTTCCCCTCTATCTGGCGCACACCGACGCCGCGACCAGCGCGCTCGCGCTCACCAAGCTGCTGATGGGCGTGCCGCTGTATGCGCCGCTGCTCCTGGTGACGTGGTTCGTCGTGAAGGGGCAGTTCCCGCAGAAGCCCGCCGCGGGCGAACCGCGCGCCTCCGGTCGGTAG